In the Streptomyces formicae genome, one interval contains:
- a CDS encoding NAD(P)-binding domain-containing protein yields MNDIGVRDAAARAAVQDVDVVVIGAGQAGLSSAHHLRRVGFEPGRDFEVLDHAPRPGGAWQFRWPSLTYAKVHGMHSLPGMELTDADPARPSSEVIAEYFEAYERRFDLRVRRPVDVRGVREGEAGRLLVETSAGTWSTRAVISATGTWDRPFWPRYPGQETFRGRQLHTAVYPGPEAFAGQRVVVVGGGASGTQHLMEIAPYAAATTWVTRRPPVFREGPFNEDWGRSAVAMVEERVRQGLPPRSVVSVTGLPVNDAIRQARADGVLDRLPMFDRITPSGVEWDDGRRVDADVILWATGFRPAIEHLAPLRLREPGGGIRMEGTRAAADPRVHLVGYGPSASTIGANRAGRAAVREIQRLLAAEPVRA; encoded by the coding sequence GTGAACGACATCGGGGTACGAGACGCGGCCGCCCGAGCGGCGGTACAAGACGTGGACGTGGTCGTCATCGGCGCTGGTCAGGCGGGCCTGTCCAGCGCCCATCACCTGCGGCGGGTCGGCTTCGAACCCGGTCGGGACTTCGAGGTGCTCGACCACGCGCCCCGGCCCGGCGGTGCCTGGCAGTTCCGCTGGCCCTCCCTGACGTACGCGAAGGTCCACGGGATGCACTCGCTTCCGGGCATGGAGCTGACGGACGCGGACCCCGCGCGCCCGTCGTCGGAGGTCATCGCCGAGTACTTCGAGGCGTACGAACGCCGCTTCGACCTGCGGGTGCGACGCCCCGTCGACGTGCGGGGAGTCCGCGAGGGCGAGGCGGGCCGCCTGCTCGTCGAGACCTCCGCGGGCACCTGGTCGACGCGCGCCGTCATCAGCGCGACGGGCACCTGGGACCGGCCGTTCTGGCCCCGCTACCCGGGTCAGGAGACGTTCCGCGGGCGGCAGTTGCACACGGCGGTCTATCCGGGACCCGAGGCGTTCGCGGGGCAGCGGGTCGTCGTCGTGGGCGGTGGTGCGTCCGGCACGCAGCACCTCATGGAGATCGCCCCGTACGCGGCGGCGACGACCTGGGTCACCCGCCGTCCGCCGGTCTTCCGCGAAGGACCCTTCAACGAGGACTGGGGGCGCTCGGCCGTGGCCATGGTCGAGGAGCGCGTGCGTCAGGGCCTCCCGCCACGGAGCGTGGTGTCGGTGACGGGGCTGCCCGTGAACGACGCCATCCGGCAGGCTCGGGCCGACGGCGTGCTCGACCGGCTCCCCATGTTCGACCGCATCACGCCGAGCGGCGTCGAGTGGGACGACGGGCGCCGCGTCGACGCGGACGTCATCCTCTGGGCGACGGGTTTCCGCCCGGCGATCGAGCACCTGGCCCCACTGCGGCTGCGCGAACCGGGCGGCGGCATCCGCATGGAGGGCACCCGCGCCGCCGCCGATCCGCGCGTCCATCTGGTCGGGTACGGGCCTTCGGCGAGCACCATCGGCGCCAACCGCGCGGGCCGTGCGGCGGTACGGGAGATCCAGCGGCTGCTCGCGGCAGAGCCGGTCAGGGCATGA
- a CDS encoding S8 family peptidase: protein MPSRRRTAAVLLPAALIAAGLQLGATPAGHASSGPSAGELRLARGAEIAVPDSWIVVLKEPAKAGADAAVPTVARELVGRAEGARLGHVYRAALHGFSARMSRAEAAGMSADPRVAYIRQDTRVRVADAAADQTQPNAPWGLDRIDQRRLPLSTTYTYRTTAPGVSVYVIDTGLRTTHKEFGGRASVGTDTVGDGQNGNDCNGHGTHVGGIAAGTTYGVAKKAQLVAVRVLDCQGSGTTSGVIAGVDWVTKNAARPAVANMSLGGSASDVLDSAVRNSVRSGVTYTVAAGGSGQAGGACGTSPARVPEVISVGASDRADRRAGSSTYGDCVSLFAPGVQIPSAWNGGDTATATLSGTSMATAHAAGAAALHLGFRPTDTPAQVKRGLVENATTGVLQGPPPVVPDRLLYTLYLP from the coding sequence ATGCCCTCGCGTCGGCGGACGGCGGCGGTGCTGCTGCCCGCCGCGCTCATAGCCGCAGGACTCCAGCTCGGCGCCACACCCGCAGGTCATGCCTCATCCGGCCCCTCCGCCGGGGAGCTGCGGCTCGCGCGTGGCGCCGAGATCGCCGTGCCGGACAGCTGGATCGTCGTTCTGAAGGAACCCGCGAAGGCCGGTGCCGACGCGGCCGTGCCGACCGTGGCGCGCGAGCTCGTGGGCCGGGCCGAAGGGGCCCGGCTCGGGCATGTGTACCGGGCGGCGCTGCACGGCTTCTCGGCGCGGATGAGCCGCGCGGAGGCGGCCGGGATGAGCGCCGACCCCCGCGTCGCGTACATCCGTCAGGACACCCGGGTGCGCGTGGCCGACGCGGCGGCGGACCAGACCCAGCCGAACGCGCCCTGGGGCCTGGACCGGATCGATCAGCGGCGCCTTCCGCTCTCCACCACGTACACGTACCGCACGACCGCGCCGGGCGTGAGCGTGTACGTCATCGACACGGGTCTGCGGACCACGCACAAGGAGTTCGGCGGCCGGGCTTCGGTCGGCACCGACACGGTGGGCGACGGGCAGAACGGCAACGACTGCAACGGCCACGGCACCCACGTCGGCGGCATCGCCGCGGGCACGACGTACGGAGTGGCCAAGAAGGCCCAGCTGGTGGCGGTGCGCGTGCTCGACTGCCAGGGGTCCGGCACCACATCGGGCGTGATCGCGGGCGTCGACTGGGTGACCAAGAACGCGGCGCGCCCCGCCGTCGCGAACATGAGCCTGGGCGGCTCGGCGAGCGACGTCCTCGACAGCGCGGTGCGCAACTCCGTCCGCTCCGGGGTCACCTACACCGTCGCGGCGGGCGGTTCGGGCCAGGCGGGCGGCGCGTGCGGCACCTCGCCCGCGCGGGTGCCCGAGGTGATCAGCGTCGGCGCCAGCGACCGCGCCGACCGCAGGGCGGGATCCTCCACCTACGGTGACTGCGTCTCCCTGTTCGCGCCGGGCGTGCAGATCCCCTCGGCGTGGAACGGCGGCGACACCGCGACGGCGACCCTCAGCGGCACGTCGATGGCCACGGCGCACGCCGCGGGGGCGGCCGCGCTCCATCTCGGGTTCCGGCCCACGGACACCCCGGCGCAGGTGAAGCGGGGGCTCGTGGAGAACGCCACCACCGGGGTCCTCCAGGGGCCTCCGCCGGTCGTGCCCGACCGGCTGCTCTACACCCTGTACCTGCCCTAG
- the mltG gene encoding endolytic transglycosylase MltG encodes MQTKTPRRGTIRLTRRGRIALIATGAVAAATAVAVPLMLPDDDARPESLTIPEGWRSGQVYEAVDKALKVPSGSTKKAVPKANLKLPSDAGGNPEGYLFPATYPISSQSTPASVLSYMVNTATKKFGGSQVTAGADRNAVNVYQTVTIASMIEAEAGTKADMGKVARVIYNRLDQGMPLQMDSTVNYALNRSTLATSDRDTKINSPYNTYARMGLPPTPIGNPGEEAMRAAISPARGDWLYFVTVKPGDTRFTSSFETHQKNVAEFNRTGKS; translated from the coding sequence ATGCAGACCAAGACTCCGCGACGGGGCACGATTCGACTGACGCGGCGGGGCCGGATCGCCCTGATCGCGACCGGAGCCGTCGCGGCGGCCACCGCCGTGGCGGTGCCGCTGATGCTTCCGGACGACGACGCGCGGCCCGAGTCGCTGACCATCCCCGAAGGCTGGCGCTCGGGCCAGGTGTACGAGGCCGTGGACAAGGCGCTCAAGGTGCCGTCGGGCAGTACGAAGAAGGCCGTCCCCAAGGCGAACCTCAAGCTCCCCAGCGACGCCGGAGGCAACCCCGAGGGGTACCTCTTCCCCGCCACGTACCCGATCAGCTCCCAGTCGACCCCGGCCTCCGTCCTGTCGTACATGGTGAACACGGCGACGAAGAAGTTCGGCGGCAGCCAGGTCACCGCGGGCGCCGACCGCAACGCGGTGAACGTCTACCAGACCGTCACCATCGCCAGCATGATCGAGGCCGAGGCGGGCACCAAGGCGGACATGGGCAAGGTGGCCCGGGTCATCTACAACCGGCTCGACCAGGGCATGCCATTGCAGATGGACTCCACCGTCAACTACGCCCTGAACCGCTCCACGCTGGCCACCAGCGACCGCGACACGAAGATCAACAGCCCGTACAACACCTATGCGCGGATGGGCCTGCCGCCCACGCCGATCGGCAACCCGGGCGAAGAGGCGATGCGGGCGGCGATCAGCCCGGCGCGTGGGGACTGGCTGTACTTCGTGACCGTGAAACCGGGTGACACGCGGTTCACGTCGAGCTTCGAGACGCACCAGAAGAACGTCGCGGAGTTCAACAGGACAGGGAAGAGCTAG
- a CDS encoding ABC transporter ATP-binding protein produces MRHDEPSWTPPPQAPGQEPPRQMRRILRLFRPYRGRLAVVGLLVCAASLVSVATPFLLKEILDTAIPQGRTGLLSLLALGMIVSAVVTSVFGVLQTLISTSVGQRVMHDLRTAVYGRLQSMSLAFFTRTRTGEVQSRIANDIGGMQATVTSTATSLVSNLTSVIATVVAMLALDWRLTVVSLLLLPVFVWISRRVGRERKKIATQRQKQMAAMAATVTESLSVSGIVLGRTMGRADSLTKSFSDESEQLVDLEIRSNMAGRWRMAVISIVMAAMPAVIYWTAGIAFQMGGPTVSIGTLVAFVSLQQGLFRPTVSLLSTGVQIQTSLALFQRIFEYLDLPVDITEPEHPVRLDKIKGEVRFEDVEFRYDEESGPTLQGIDIAIPAGGSLAVVGPTGSGKSTLSHLVPRLYDVTGGRVTLDGVDVRDLDFDTLARAVGVVSQETYLFHASVADNLRFAKPDATEEEMIAAARAAQIHDHIASLPDGYETVVGERGHRFSGGEKQRLAIARTILRDPPVLILDEATSALDTRTERAVQEAIDALSENRTTLTIAHRLSTVRGADQIVVLDGGRTAERGSHEQLLARDGRYAALVRRDAQLEPAT; encoded by the coding sequence ATGCGTCACGACGAACCCTCCTGGACGCCGCCGCCCCAGGCCCCCGGCCAGGAACCGCCGCGCCAGATGCGCCGCATCCTTCGCCTCTTCCGTCCCTACCGCGGGCGCCTCGCGGTCGTGGGCCTGCTGGTCTGTGCCGCGTCCCTCGTCTCGGTCGCGACCCCCTTCCTGCTCAAGGAGATCCTCGACACCGCGATCCCGCAGGGCCGCACGGGACTGCTGAGCCTGCTCGCGCTCGGCATGATCGTCAGCGCGGTCGTCACGAGCGTCTTCGGCGTCCTGCAGACCCTGATCAGCACCTCCGTGGGGCAGCGGGTCATGCACGACCTGCGCACCGCGGTCTACGGCCGACTGCAGAGCATGTCGCTGGCCTTCTTCACCCGCACCCGCACGGGCGAGGTCCAGTCCCGGATCGCCAACGACATCGGCGGCATGCAGGCGACCGTCACCTCCACCGCCACGTCCCTGGTCTCGAACCTCACGAGCGTGATCGCGACCGTCGTCGCCATGCTCGCCCTGGACTGGCGCCTGACCGTCGTCTCGCTGCTGCTGCTCCCCGTGTTCGTGTGGATCAGCCGCCGGGTCGGCCGCGAGCGCAAGAAGATCGCCACGCAGCGCCAGAAGCAGATGGCCGCGATGGCCGCGACGGTCACCGAGTCCCTCTCCGTGAGCGGCATCGTCCTGGGCCGCACGATGGGCCGCGCGGACTCCCTCACCAAGTCCTTCTCCGACGAGTCCGAACAGCTCGTCGACCTGGAGATCCGGTCGAACATGGCGGGGCGCTGGCGCATGGCCGTCATCTCGATCGTCATGGCCGCCATGCCCGCCGTCATCTACTGGACCGCGGGCATCGCGTTCCAGATGGGTGGCCCGACCGTCTCGATCGGCACGCTCGTCGCCTTCGTCTCGCTCCAGCAGGGCCTGTTCCGGCCCACGGTCAGCCTGCTCTCCACCGGCGTGCAGATCCAGACCTCGCTCGCGCTCTTCCAGCGCATCTTCGAGTACCTCGACCTGCCCGTCGACATCACCGAGCCCGAGCACCCCGTCCGCCTCGACAAGATCAAGGGCGAGGTCCGCTTCGAGGACGTCGAGTTCCGCTACGACGAGGAGTCCGGGCCCACGCTCCAGGGCATCGACATCGCGATACCCGCGGGCGGCAGCCTCGCCGTGGTCGGCCCCACGGGGTCCGGCAAGTCGACCCTGAGCCACCTCGTGCCCCGGCTGTACGACGTGACGGGCGGACGCGTCACGCTCGACGGCGTCGACGTGCGCGACCTGGACTTCGACACGCTCGCCCGCGCCGTCGGCGTGGTCTCCCAGGAGACCTACCTCTTCCACGCGTCGGTGGCCGACAACCTCCGCTTCGCCAAGCCCGACGCCACCGAGGAGGAAATGATCGCCGCGGCCCGCGCGGCCCAGATCCACGACCACATCGCGTCCCTGCCCGACGGGTACGAGACGGTGGTCGGCGAGCGCGGCCACCGCTTCTCCGGCGGTGAGAAGCAGCGCCTGGCCATCGCCCGCACGATCCTGCGGGACCCGCCCGTCCTCATCCTCGACGAGGCGACCAGCGCCCTGGACACCCGCACCGAGCGGGCCGTGCAGGAAGCCATCGACGCCCTGTCCGAGAACCGCACCACGCTCACCATCGCCCACCGGCTCTCCACGGTCCGCGGCGCCGACCAGATCGTGGTCCTCGACGGCGGGCGCACCGCGGAGCGGGGCAGTCACGAGCAGCTCCTGGCGCGCGACGGGCGGTATGCCGCGCTCGTCCGCAGGGACGCGCAATTGGAGCCCGCGACATGA
- a CDS encoding MarR family winged helix-turn-helix transcriptional regulator translates to MSTPDTDGPLAEQLLRLTRRLHRIQKHHLEPVGITPAQSRLLRTLAHYETPPRMADLAQRLEVVPRAVTSLVDGLESGGLVRRAPDLSNRRVIRIELTDAGQDALEKLRSARRAAAEDILAPLTAEQREVLGGLLSALLDDPGRRC, encoded by the coding sequence ATGAGCACCCCGGACACCGACGGCCCTCTCGCCGAGCAGCTGCTGCGGCTCACCCGCAGGCTGCACCGCATCCAGAAGCACCATCTGGAGCCGGTGGGCATCACCCCGGCCCAGTCCCGGCTGCTGCGCACCCTCGCGCACTACGAGACACCGCCGCGCATGGCCGACCTGGCACAGCGCCTCGAAGTGGTGCCGCGCGCGGTGACGAGCCTCGTCGACGGCCTGGAGTCGGGCGGCCTGGTGCGCCGCGCGCCCGATCTGAGCAATCGCCGTGTCATCCGGATCGAACTCACGGACGCGGGGCAGGACGCCCTCGAGAAGCTGCGCAGCGCGCGCAGAGCCGCCGCAGAGGACATCCTGGCCCCACTGACCGCCGAACAGCGCGAGGTGCTCGGCGGCCTGCTGTCCGCCCTGCTCGACGACCCCGGACGTCGTTGCTGA